One genomic segment of Pseudomonadota bacterium includes these proteins:
- a CDS encoding c-type cytochrome — translation MRKIPAIALAAAGICAGLATDTVVAAELTGQQLYGQCIACHSTNGTNGVGPTLKGIVGRASAAVPGFAYSEAMKRAQLKWTGAQLDKYLENPQAVVPGNTMPYPGMKDPAQRTALIAYLLTLK, via the coding sequence ATGAGAAAAATCCCCGCAATCGCTCTCGCCGCTGCCGGCATCTGCGCCGGACTGGCAACCGACACCGTCGTGGCTGCCGAGCTCACCGGACAGCAGCTCTATGGCCAGTGCATCGCGTGCCACAGCACCAACGGCACCAACGGCGTCGGTCCCACACTCAAGGGCATCGTCGGGCGCGCGAGCGCCGCGGTACCTGGTTTTGCCTATAGCGAGGCCATGAAACGCGCGCAGTTGAAGTGGACCGGCGCGCAGCTCGACAAATACCTCGAGAATCCCCAGGCCGTCGTGCCTGGCAACACGATGCCATACCCGGGCATGAAGGACCCGGCGCAGCGCACGGCGCTGATCGCCTATCTACTGACGCTCAAGTGA